From Xylocopa sonorina isolate GNS202 chromosome 2, iyXylSono1_principal, whole genome shotgun sequence, a single genomic window includes:
- the Apd-3l gene encoding apidermin 3 like, with protein sequence MKAFVVFACLAVATARAGIAHGPGIALAGGHGGIGLGGVGLGGVGLGGVGLAVGGGGASLSGGLAAGAGSARSLQEGASSLGSAALGASYAAGSAAAAGAAGVQQIVSGGVIGGRADIGPAEGPKANVGPQSGPYDSVGPQEGAKNIGGPRTGPAGLVGPATGPFTSVGASAGTSTLVGPSQGTANLVGPSVGGVAFYAGSGNINGDDGSSGSAAAAAPAGGLGGAGLALGGAGAIAVVGGGAGLGAGIGGHDGGVAVINGPSGAIHAGLGSHGAIIPGALGKY encoded by the exons GTTGTGTTCGCCTGTCTGGCTGTGGCGACGGCCCGCGCTGGAATCGCGCATGGACCTGGCATTGCTCTTGCCGGAGGTCATGGCGGCATTGGTCTTGGAGGCGTTGGTCTTGGAGGAGTCGGTCTTGGAGGCGTTGGCCTGGCCGTCGGAGGTGGAGGTGCTAGTCTCTCCGGTGGACTTGCGGCCGGTGCTGGTAGCGCGAGATCCCTCCAAGAGGGAGCGTCCAGCTTGGGATCCGCGGCTCTTGGTGCCAGCTACGCTGCTGGATCCGCGGCGGCGGCTGGAGCTGCTGGTGTTCAACAAATCGTCTCCGGTG GTGTGATCGGAGGCAGGGCTGACATTGGACCCGCCGAAGGGCCCAAGGCTAACGTTGGACCCCAGAGCGGACCTTATGACAGCGTAGGACCCCAAGAAGGTGCCAAGAACATCGGTGGACCACGTACCGGCCCAGCTGGACTCGTAGGACCCGCTACCGGACCATTCACCTCTGTGGGTGCATCCGCTGGTACCTCCACTCTTGTGGGACCATCCCAGGGAACCGCTAACTTGGTAGGACCATCCGTTGGTGGCGTTGCCTTCTACGCTGGAAGCGGTAACATCAACGGTGACGACGGAAGCTCTGGCTCTGCTGCCGCTGCTGCGCCAGCTGGAGGTCTCGGAGGTGCTGGACTCGCTCTTGGTGGTGCTG GTGCCATCGCTGTTGTGGGAGGTGGTGCCGGACTTGGCGCAGGCATTGGCGGACACGACGGTGGTGTTGCTGTGATCAACGGACCATCTGGCGCCATCCACGCTGGACTCGGCTCCCACGGAGCTATCATCCCCGGGGCACTCGGCAAGTACTAG